From Bacteroidia bacterium:
TCAAAAAATTAATTTTTCAAAGCTCTTTTTTTATCATCAGAAAAATGCCTTTCAAAATTTTTTCAGTTAAACTATGTGAGGATTATGTAATTTATTTCCATAATTGTGTAAACTCTACTCAAGTTAAAAAACCTATCCTTGCATTCTAAAAAATCACTAATAATTTCAATTTAAACAGGCTCTGAGATTAAAAATAACTTACTGATATTTAGATAAAAAAATTGTAATAATTTTTAGAATCCACCATAAATGAAAACAACAATAAACACCCAAACTACTGTCTCCGTAGAGAGAGAGGGTAATAAACTAAATCGTATTTCTGTTAGTTTATGTACCCTTTTCTTATCAATCTTATTTAGCAACTCATTAATAGCAAACAATCTCGTAATTGGAGCACCTACTGTAGCAGTTGGTCCTGGTACAATTTCATTTACCATTCAATGGGATAACAGTTGGAATGTTGCATCTGGTCCTACCAATTGGGATGGAGTGTGGGTTTTTGTAAAACGCCAAGCGTGTGCGGATATGCTTTGGAATCATGCTCTATTAAGCACCAATGCTGCAGATCACAACATAACAGGCGGAGTTTTACAGGTGGATGCAGTTACGGATGGCATGGGAGTATTCATTCGGAGATCATCTGCAGGAATAGGAAATATTCCTTCATCTACTGTAACTTTAAAATTACAAACTGCTCCTAATCTTGTAGATAATTTTAAGGTTTTCGGCATTGAAGTGGTTAATGTGCCGCAAGGAAATTTTTATATCGGAGATGGAACAAGAGGCTCGAGTACCTATGGTTTTTCTGCTGCAAATCCTTATCCTTCGATACTTATCACTAACGTCATTCAAACTGCTGGGATTGGGGCAGCAGCCAATTACCAAGTTAATGGTTGGGGTTCGACTGGAGCTTTGCCCGCTTCTTTTCCACTTGGATGGAATAAATTTTATTGTATGAAATATGAAATTAGCCAAGACCAATATACTTCTTTTCTTAATACACTTAATTACGATCAACAAGTTGCAAGAACCGCTAATCCCCCGAATGGAGCAGTAGGAACACTTGCTATTGCTGGGGCAACGCCAAGCAGAAATGATATTAGGATTTCAACATCAGGCACTATCAATAATATTCCTGCAATATATACAACCACTCTTCCTAATTTGGCATGCAACTGGCTCAGTTGGGCCGACCTTACAGCTTATCTTGACTGGTCGGCTTTACGACCAATGACGGAATTTGAATTTGAAAAAGTTTGTAGGGGAACTGCGGCTGCCGCTGCTTCAGAAAACGCATGGGGCACCA
This genomic window contains:
- a CDS encoding SUMF1/EgtB/PvdO family nonheme iron enzyme; the protein is MKTTINTQTTVSVEREGNKLNRISVSLCTLFLSILFSNSLIANNLVIGAPTVAVGPGTISFTIQWDNSWNVASGPTNWDGVWVFVKRQACADMLWNHALLSTNAADHNITGGVLQVDAVTDGMGVFIRRSSAGIGNIPSSTVTLKLQTAPNLVDNFKVFGIEVVNVPQGNFYIGDGTRGSSTYGFSAANPYPSILITNVIQTAGIGAAANYQVNGWGSTGALPASFPLGWNKFYCMKYEISQDQYTSFLNTLNYDQQVARTANPPNGAVGTLAIAGATPSRNDIRISTSGTINNIPAIYTTTLPNLACNWLSWADLTAYLDWSALRPMTEFEFEKVCRGTAAAAASENAWGTTDLLQAESGALNNAGLVNETSTAAGAGLCAYGINNTAKGPLRCGFAATAATTRVQSGGSYYGAMDLSGNVDEQCLGGYNYNYSTFTNINGDGSLSSVGTANTANWPSLGGGQNGGIMRGSNWFTPTVSDLNVSDRGLMTQNYNNNRDYRVGGRGVRSW